From Ancylobacter pratisalsi, one genomic window encodes:
- a CDS encoding AI-2E family transporter, which yields MKLDGAGEAVGDVSPPGSFQAAARGRQGTPPLNERNERLWLRVTQVAIIAVAVILIAAALVVARAVLVPIVAAIIMGSVIGPAIEAMSRRGLPSWLGSILIVALMVAAVYGAAVALTTPLGDWISRAPEISAILEERFAAFKPALHSLFSFVESIESMGRVAAPPMEVAIADSRMLESVLGLITPAIGEFILFVGSLLFFLAGRIQIKRRVVQAMTPRATRLTALRVFREIEERLGAYLVTATLINFGLGVATAIMAYALGLPNALMWGAIAGVLNYIPYLGPAAMTALLAVAGIVTFPSLFQGLLPAAAFLALTGIEGQFLTPMIVGRRVALNPFAVFLSMALWTWLWGPVGTFLSVPLLIAAMALMDGILTKRRPHLPG from the coding sequence GGCGAGGCAGTCGGGGACGTATCGCCTCCCGGTTCGTTCCAGGCCGCCGCCCGGGGGCGTCAGGGCACGCCGCCGCTTAACGAGCGCAATGAGCGGCTCTGGCTGCGGGTGACGCAGGTCGCGATCATCGCGGTAGCGGTCATACTCATCGCCGCCGCGCTTGTGGTGGCGCGCGCCGTGCTCGTGCCGATCGTCGCGGCCATCATCATGGGCAGCGTGATAGGCCCGGCGATCGAGGCCATGTCGCGACGGGGACTGCCGAGCTGGCTCGGCTCGATCCTGATCGTCGCCCTGATGGTGGCTGCCGTGTATGGCGCGGCGGTCGCGCTCACCACGCCCTTGGGTGACTGGATCTCGCGGGCTCCCGAAATCAGCGCGATTCTTGAGGAACGCTTTGCCGCGTTCAAACCGGCGCTTCACAGCCTGTTCTCGTTCGTCGAATCGATCGAATCCATGGGGCGGGTGGCCGCGCCTCCCATGGAGGTGGCCATTGCCGATTCCCGGATGCTCGAAAGCGTGCTGGGGCTGATCACGCCGGCAATAGGGGAGTTCATCCTCTTCGTCGGGTCGCTGCTGTTCTTTCTGGCGGGACGCATCCAGATCAAGCGGCGCGTGGTCCAGGCGATGACCCCGCGCGCCACGCGCCTGACGGCGCTGCGGGTGTTTCGCGAGATCGAGGAGCGTCTCGGCGCCTATCTGGTGACAGCGACACTGATCAATTTCGGTCTCGGCGTCGCTACAGCCATCATGGCCTATGCCCTCGGGCTTCCCAACGCACTGATGTGGGGCGCGATTGCCGGTGTGCTGAATTACATCCCCTATCTGGGACCAGCGGCGATGACGGCTCTGCTGGCGGTAGCCGGCATCGTCACTTTCCCCAGCCTTTTTCAAGGGTTGCTTCCGGCGGCGGCATTTCTGGCGCTCACCGGTATCGAGGGCCAGTTTCTGACGCCGATGATCGTCGGCCGCCGGGTGGCGCTCAATCCCTTTGCCGTGTTCCTTTCCATGGCGTTGTGGACGTGGCTCTGGGGGCCTGTTGGAACCTTCCTGTCGGTGCCGCTGCTGATCGCCGCCATGGCCCTTATGGACGGCATCCTGACCAAGCGCCGCCCACATCTTCCGGGATGA
- a CDS encoding NADH-quinone oxidoreductase subunit A produces the protein MSSLLQDYLPVAIFIGVSAVIGLALLVAPFLVAYSNPDPEKMSAYECGFNAFDDARMKFDIRFYLVSILFIIFDLEVAFLFPWAITFGELGNFGFWSMIIFLGVLTVGFVYEWKKGALEWD, from the coding sequence ATGAGCAGCCTGCTCCAGGACTATCTGCCCGTCGCTATTTTCATTGGCGTTTCGGCTGTCATTGGTCTCGCGCTTCTCGTCGCGCCGTTTCTGGTTGCGTACAGCAACCCCGATCCGGAAAAGATGTCGGCTTACGAATGCGGCTTCAATGCGTTCGACGACGCGCGCATGAAGTTCGACATCCGGTTCTATCTGGTCTCGATCCTCTTCATCATCTTCGATCTGGAGGTCGCATTCCTGTTCCCCTGGGCCATCACCTTCGGGGAGCTGGGAAATTTCGGCTTCTGGTCGATGATCATCTTCCTCGGCGTGCTGACCGTCGGCTTCGTCTATGAATGGAAGAAGGGAGCGCTGGAATGGGATTGA
- a CDS encoding NuoB/complex I 20 kDa subunit family protein: MGLSANSPVVAPAAKGIIDPSTGRPVGANDPFFVEVNAELADKGFLVTATDDLINWARTGSLMWMTFGLACCAVEMMQTSMPRYDVERFGFAPRASPRQSDVMIVAGTLTNKMAPALRKVYDQMPEPRYVISMGSCANGGGYYHYSYSVVRGCDRIVPVDIYIPGCPPTAEALLYGVLLLQRKIRRTGTIER; the protein is encoded by the coding sequence ATGGGATTGAGCGCGAACAGTCCGGTCGTTGCTCCGGCAGCCAAGGGCATCATCGATCCGTCGACCGGCCGTCCCGTCGGGGCCAATGATCCCTTCTTCGTCGAGGTCAATGCCGAGCTGGCCGACAAGGGCTTTCTCGTCACTGCGACGGATGACCTGATCAACTGGGCCCGTACCGGCTCGCTGATGTGGATGACGTTCGGTCTGGCCTGCTGCGCCGTCGAGATGATGCAGACCTCGATGCCGCGCTACGATGTGGAGCGCTTCGGCTTCGCGCCCCGCGCCAGTCCGCGCCAGTCCGACGTGATGATCGTCGCCGGCACGCTGACCAACAAGATGGCTCCCGCGCTCCGCAAGGTCTACGACCAGATGCCGGAGCCGCGCTATGTCATCTCCATGGGCTCCTGCGCCAATGGCGGCGGCTATTACCACTATTCCTATTCGGTGGTTCGTGGCTGCGATCGCATCGTGCCGGTCGACATCTACATTCCGGGCTGCCCGCCGACCGCGGAAGCCCTGCTGTACGGCGTGCTTCTGCTGCAGAGGAAGATCCGCCGGACCGGCACCATCGAACGCTGA
- a CDS encoding NADH-quinone oxidoreductase subunit C, protein MDETLKELGAHVKEALQEAVAEVSVAFGELTVVASAGDIIKVLTFLRDDPSCRFVSFIDICGVDWPSREKRFDVVYHLLSPTHNARIRVKIETDETTPVPSATSVFAGAFWFEREAYDMYGILFSGNPELRRLLTDYGFDGYPLRKDFPTTGFVEVRYDDERKRVVYEPVKLAQEFRNFDFLSPWEGPEYVLPGDEKASAPKAG, encoded by the coding sequence ATGGACGAGACGCTGAAAGAGCTTGGCGCACATGTGAAGGAAGCGCTGCAGGAGGCGGTCGCGGAGGTGAGCGTCGCCTTTGGCGAGCTGACCGTCGTCGCGTCGGCCGGTGACATCATCAAGGTGCTCACATTCCTGCGCGATGACCCTTCCTGCCGCTTTGTCAGCTTTATCGACATCTGTGGCGTCGATTGGCCCAGCCGCGAGAAGCGTTTCGACGTCGTCTACCATCTGCTGTCGCCGACCCATAACGCCCGCATCCGGGTGAAGATCGAGACCGACGAGACGACGCCCGTGCCTTCCGCGACTTCCGTTTTTGCCGGCGCCTTCTGGTTCGAGCGGGAAGCCTACGACATGTACGGGATCCTGTTTTCCGGCAATCCGGAGCTGCGCCGCTTGCTGACCGATTACGGCTTCGACGGCTATCCGCTGCGCAAGGACTTCCCGACAACGGGCTTCGTCGAGGTTCGCTACGATGACGAGCGCAAGCGCGTCGTCTACGAGCCGGTGAAGCTTGCCCAGGAGTTCCGCAACTTCGACTTCCTGTCGCCGTGGGAGGGGCCCGAATACGTGCTCCCCGGCGATGAGAAGGCCAGCGCCCCGAAGGCGGGCTGA